Proteins from a genomic interval of Diaphorobacter sp. HDW4A:
- the ubiB gene encoding ubiquinone biosynthesis regulatory protein kinase UbiB yields the protein MSRFFRGFTIVWTCLRYGLDELVLNSFQNPVLSRIARFTNFGRKLDAPRGQRLREALESLGPIFVKFGQVLSTRRDLMPPDIADELALLQDRVPPFDPSVAVDTIERAFRKPVDQVFESFDRVPVASASIAQVHFAVIRDRDGVQHDVAVKVLRPGMLNVIDKDIALMRMMAGWVEKLSSDGKRLKPMQVVAEFDNYLHDELDLIKEAANAAQLRRNMDGLDLVEIPEIFWDFCHPQVLVMQRMTGVPINQIEKLRNAGVDIPKLARDGVTIFFTQVFRDGFFHADMHPGNIQVSLEPETFGRYISLDFGIVGSLTEFDKEYLAQNFTAFFRRDYKRVAELHIESGWVPATTRVNELESAIRSVCEPYFDRPLKEISLGMVLLRLFQTSRRFQVEIQPQLVLLQKTLLNIEGLGRQLDPELDLWSTAKPFLEKWMLDQMGPKRVWRELVAQAPLYAKLLPQLPRLMHDYLQQKPKDYGAELQDLLAEQKRTNRLLQRIVYGGVGFVLGLLVMQVLMRWRHFY from the coding sequence ATGAGCCGTTTTTTTCGTGGGTTCACGATCGTCTGGACATGCTTGCGCTACGGGCTTGATGAGCTGGTCCTCAACAGTTTTCAGAACCCGGTATTGAGCCGCATTGCGCGGTTCACCAATTTCGGTCGCAAGCTCGATGCGCCGCGCGGGCAGCGGCTGCGCGAGGCGCTGGAGAGCCTTGGGCCGATCTTCGTGAAGTTCGGGCAGGTGCTGTCCACGCGCCGCGACCTGATGCCGCCCGACATTGCGGACGAGCTTGCGCTGCTGCAGGACCGCGTGCCGCCGTTCGATCCGAGCGTGGCGGTGGATACCATCGAGCGGGCTTTCCGCAAGCCGGTCGATCAGGTCTTCGAGTCGTTCGACCGCGTTCCGGTGGCGAGCGCGTCGATTGCGCAAGTGCACTTCGCGGTGATCCGTGACCGTGATGGCGTGCAGCACGATGTGGCCGTGAAGGTGCTGCGTCCTGGCATGCTGAACGTGATCGACAAGGACATCGCGCTGATGCGCATGATGGCCGGCTGGGTCGAGAAGCTTTCGAGCGATGGCAAGCGCCTGAAACCCATGCAGGTGGTGGCCGAGTTCGACAACTATCTGCACGACGAGCTGGACCTGATCAAGGAAGCCGCCAATGCCGCGCAACTGCGCCGCAACATGGACGGGTTGGATCTGGTCGAGATTCCCGAGATATTCTGGGATTTCTGCCATCCGCAGGTGCTGGTGATGCAGCGTATGACCGGCGTGCCGATCAACCAGATCGAGAAGCTGCGTAACGCGGGCGTGGACATTCCCAAGCTCGCGCGCGATGGCGTGACGATCTTCTTCACGCAGGTGTTCCGCGATGGTTTTTTCCATGCGGATATGCATCCGGGCAACATTCAGGTGAGCCTCGAGCCGGAGACCTTCGGGCGCTACATTTCGCTGGACTTCGGCATCGTCGGTTCGCTCACCGAGTTCGACAAGGAATATCTCGCGCAGAACTTCACGGCCTTCTTCCGTCGGGATTACAAGCGCGTAGCCGAGCTACACATCGAGAGTGGCTGGGTGCCGGCGACCACGCGGGTGAACGAGCTGGAATCGGCGATCCGCTCGGTCTGTGAGCCGTACTTCGACCGTCCGCTCAAGGAAATCTCGCTCGGCATGGTGCTTTTGCGCCTGTTCCAGACCTCGCGCCGCTTCCAGGTGGAAATCCAGCCGCAGCTCGTGCTGCTGCAGAAGACGTTGCTCAACATTGAGGGCCTCGGTCGCCAGCTCGACCCCGAACTCGACCTCTGGAGCACGGCCAAACCCTTCCTCGAGAAGTGGATGCTCGACCAGATGGGTCCCAAGCGCGTGTGGCGCGAGCTGGTCGCTCAGGCTCCGCTCTACGCCAAGTTGCTGCCGCAATTGCCACGCTTGATGCACGATTATCTGCAGCAGAAACCCAAGGATTACGGGGCCGAGCTGCAGGATCTGCTGGCCGAGCAGAAACGCACGAACCGGCTGCTGCAGCGCATTGTCTATGGCGGTGTCGGCTTCGTGCTGGGTCTGTTGGTGATGCAGGTTTTGATGCGCTGGCGTCATTTCTACTGA
- a CDS encoding sodium:solute symporter family protein, protein MLLFMVIAYLFVTIGIGLWAARRVKNTADFAIAGRHLPMYMIITTTFATWFGSEIVLGVPAKFIEGGLHAVVEDPFGAGMCLIFVGLFFAGKLYRMTLLTISDYYRERYGRFIEVVCSLIIMLSYLGWVSAQVTALGLVFNLLSGGAITVPWGMTIGVLSILVYTLWGGMWSVAVTDFIQMIILVVGLVILAWFASDMAGGAGKVIDLATSRDLFKFWPEPSWHEIIFFFGAAITMMLGSIPQQDVFQRVMSANSEKAAVRGTVIGGTAYIFFAFVPMFLVASALLIMPAETAALLKDDPQKVLPTLVMDKMPVVMQVLFFGALLSAIKSCASATLLAPSVTFTENIWRQFRPEKVSDREVLFTMRVSVLVFAVCVLAYSIKMEGTPIYELVSSAYQVPLVGAFVPLVFGLYWKRASTQGAIAAVVLGVGVWIVFMATPVLHEAFPQQLAGVLAAMFGMVVGSLMPQRIGNTHAPHHRLAGAEEAAQ, encoded by the coding sequence GTGTTGCTCTTCATGGTGATTGCCTACCTGTTCGTCACCATCGGCATCGGCCTGTGGGCTGCCAGGCGCGTGAAAAACACCGCCGACTTCGCGATCGCCGGTCGCCATCTGCCGATGTACATGATCATCACCACGACCTTCGCGACCTGGTTCGGGTCGGAGATCGTGCTGGGCGTGCCCGCCAAGTTCATTGAGGGCGGTCTGCACGCGGTGGTGGAAGACCCGTTCGGCGCGGGCATGTGCCTGATCTTCGTGGGCCTGTTCTTTGCGGGCAAGCTCTACCGCATGACGCTGCTGACCATCAGCGACTACTACCGCGAGCGCTATGGCCGCTTCATCGAGGTGGTGTGCTCGCTGATCATCATGCTGAGCTATCTGGGCTGGGTGTCGGCGCAGGTCACGGCGCTCGGGTTGGTGTTCAACCTGTTGTCGGGCGGTGCGATCACTGTGCCTTGGGGAATGACCATCGGCGTGCTGTCGATTCTGGTCTACACGCTCTGGGGCGGCATGTGGTCAGTGGCGGTCACCGATTTCATCCAGATGATCATTCTGGTGGTCGGTCTGGTGATTCTGGCCTGGTTCGCAAGCGATATGGCCGGCGGTGCAGGCAAGGTGATCGATCTGGCGACGAGCCGCGATCTCTTCAAGTTCTGGCCCGAGCCGAGCTGGCATGAAATCATCTTCTTCTTCGGCGCGGCCATCACCATGATGCTGGGCTCGATTCCGCAGCAGGACGTGTTCCAGCGCGTGATGTCGGCCAACTCCGAGAAGGCCGCCGTGCGCGGCACGGTGATTGGCGGCACGGCCTACATCTTCTTCGCGTTCGTGCCGATGTTCCTCGTGGCGAGCGCGCTGCTCATCATGCCGGCCGAGACGGCCGCGCTGCTCAAGGACGACCCGCAGAAGGTGTTGCCCACTCTGGTGATGGACAAGATGCCGGTGGTCATGCAAGTGCTGTTCTTCGGCGCGCTGCTCTCTGCCATCAAGTCCTGCGCTTCGGCCACGCTGCTGGCGCCGAGCGTGACATTCACCGAGAACATCTGGCGCCAGTTCCGACCCGAAAAGGTCAGCGACCGCGAGGTGCTGTTCACCATGCGCGTCAGCGTGCTGGTGTTCGCGGTGTGTGTGCTGGCTTACTCGATCAAGATGGAAGGCACGCCGATCTATGAGCTGGTCTCGAGCGCCTACCAGGTGCCATTGGTGGGCGCATTCGTGCCGCTGGTGTTCGGCCTGTACTGGAAGCGCGCAAGCACGCAAGGCGCCATCGCGGCAGTGGTGCTGGGCGTTGGTGTGTGGATCGTCTTCATGGCGACTCCTGTGCTGCACGAGGCCTTCCCGCAGCAGCTCGCGGGCGTTCTTGCGGCCATGTTCGGCATGGTCGTCGGCTCGCTCATGCCGCAGAGGATCGGTAATACCCACGCGCCTCACCACCGGTTGGCGGGTGCCGAAGAAGCAGCGCAATGA